One window of Polynucleobacter sp. HIN5 genomic DNA carries:
- a CDS encoding reverse transcriptase domain-containing protein, with protein sequence MQIDTRWKSRFPLKSGKWVFVPTQSSKVFGRQVSKLIKSKWDIPEYFYHLKPGGHVKAIRLHANHQFFSRLDIDNFFGSISRSRIARSLKEFLGYKKSWEIALNSAVKIPNSYPIQFMLPFGFVQSPILASVCLDRSNLGKTLFRLSKIAGISLSVYMDDILISSNDNALLRRLTIEVKDQMLRSHWLSNSSKEVICAPSVTAFNIDLKRAHYEITNARLQKLLYEYMGTINANKKSGIRKYVRSVNPMQLNQFP encoded by the coding sequence ATGCAAATAGATACTAGGTGGAAAAGTAGGTTTCCTCTGAAATCGGGTAAATGGGTCTTTGTTCCGACCCAATCTTCAAAGGTATTTGGGAGGCAAGTTTCAAAGCTGATTAAATCTAAGTGGGATATACCAGAGTATTTTTATCATCTAAAGCCAGGAGGACATGTTAAGGCAATACGCTTACATGCCAATCATCAATTCTTTTCAAGGCTTGATATAGACAATTTTTTCGGCTCCATTTCTAGATCAAGGATAGCAAGATCACTCAAGGAATTTTTGGGCTATAAAAAGTCTTGGGAAATTGCATTGAATTCAGCCGTAAAGATACCAAACAGCTACCCCATCCAATTTATGTTGCCCTTTGGGTTTGTTCAGTCGCCAATTCTTGCATCCGTCTGCTTAGATAGGTCGAATTTAGGCAAAACCCTTTTTCGACTATCGAAAATTGCGGGGATCTCTTTGTCTGTGTATATGGACGATATATTGATATCGTCAAATGACAATGCTTTATTGAGACGTTTAACTATAGAGGTGAAAGATCAAATGCTGAGATCTCACTGGTTGTCAAATTCATCTAAAGAGGTAATATGCGCCCCTTCTGTAACTGCTTTTAATATCGACCTTAAAAGGGCGCATTATGAGATAACAAATGCAAGACTTCAAAAGCTGCTGTATGAGTACATGGGGACCATTAATGCCAACAAAAAGAGTGGTATCAGAAAATACGTTAGATCAGTAAATCCTATGCAGCTAAATCAATTCCCCTAG
- a CDS encoding methyltransferase domain-containing protein: MKFLKSWLLLIGLSLSISSFAQFPADVGDDKYQPRLGQEGKDVIWMPTGNELVIQMLKTAKVGPNDLVYDLGAGDGKIAIAAAKEFGARAVGIEFNPDMAAFAQRNANRAGVGDRVKIINGDIFKEDFSKATVVTLYLLPDLNLRLRPTILAMKPGTRVVSHAFTMGDWEADKEIDVGSKGYYWVVPANVAGEWQLDGVDVNGKGTLSLSQRYQRIGGNLTISGKSQPILNPTLEGDKLSFGYLDRKNNLHSVKVTVNGSQLKGEDKGSTTFTEVTGKRR; encoded by the coding sequence ATGAAATTCCTCAAATCTTGGCTTCTATTGATTGGTTTAAGCCTGTCCATTTCTTCATTTGCTCAGTTTCCCGCCGATGTGGGCGATGACAAGTATCAACCACGTCTGGGTCAAGAAGGCAAGGATGTGATTTGGATGCCAACTGGTAATGAGCTGGTTATTCAAATGCTCAAGACTGCCAAGGTGGGGCCCAATGATTTGGTCTATGACCTCGGTGCTGGTGACGGCAAGATCGCAATTGCTGCAGCTAAAGAATTCGGTGCCCGTGCTGTGGGTATTGAGTTCAATCCCGATATGGCAGCCTTTGCTCAACGCAATGCTAATCGTGCTGGTGTTGGTGATCGTGTCAAGATCATTAATGGCGATATCTTCAAAGAAGACTTTAGTAAAGCAACGGTGGTTACGCTCTATCTGTTACCTGACCTTAATTTGCGTCTGCGCCCCACGATCTTGGCCATGAAACCTGGTACTCGGGTGGTCTCACACGCATTCACAATGGGTGATTGGGAAGCCGATAAAGAAATTGATGTGGGCTCAAAGGGATATTACTGGGTCGTTCCTGCCAATGTAGCTGGTGAGTGGCAACTCGACGGTGTTGATGTAAATGGCAAAGGCACTCTCAGTTTGTCGCAACGTTACCAACGCATTGGTGGCAACCTCACCATCAGTGGCAAATCACAACCGATCCTTAATCCAACCCTTGAGGGCGACAAACTGAGTTTTGGCTATCTTGATCGTAAGAACAACTTGCATTCAGTGAAAGTTACTGTCAATGGCTCCCAGTTAAAGGGTGAAGACAAAGGTAGTACGACGTTTACGGAAGTAACCGGCAAGCGTCGCTAA
- a CDS encoding APC family permease, giving the protein MGSSQGANPSASPLRLLSPLGAVAIIVGIVIGAGIFKTPSMVAGITGDVGWSITIWIAGALISLMGALCYAELATLYPHAGGDYHFLTRAYGKNVSFLYGWAKAMVINTGSIALLAFVFGDYMTKVLPLGVYSSLYWACLIVIALTVINLIGIHASANVQTVLTVLEVAGLVAIIIAGFGLFGNAPPPVNNPPLFSNTPQLGMLGLGMVFVLLTFGGWNESAYISAELKGTSKTIVSVIVISMVVITIIYLLVNIALINGLGLKALASSKAAPADLLGLVFGPVGEKLLGLFVAVAALTSINATMIVGARTNYAMGEDWDGLSKMGKWESSRGTPTFAYLVQGVISLALVGFGALQSDGFEAMVEFTAPVFWTFLLLVGIGLFVLRFKDRSPRPFSVPLYPITPLIFCASCAYLAYSSIMYAHSKGAVQISFYVMLAGLVALLILRLRKIS; this is encoded by the coding sequence ATGGGAAGTTCTCAAGGCGCTAACCCTAGCGCCTCACCTCTTCGTTTACTCAGCCCCCTTGGGGCTGTTGCCATTATTGTCGGCATCGTCATTGGTGCCGGCATCTTCAAAACCCCATCGATGGTGGCTGGCATCACCGGTGACGTTGGTTGGTCCATTACCATTTGGATCGCTGGGGCACTCATCTCTTTGATGGGCGCCCTTTGCTATGCTGAGCTTGCCACCCTCTATCCCCACGCAGGCGGTGATTATCATTTCTTGACACGTGCGTATGGCAAGAATGTCTCCTTTTTATATGGTTGGGCTAAGGCGATGGTCATCAATACTGGCTCGATTGCATTGCTAGCCTTTGTGTTTGGTGACTACATGACCAAGGTGTTACCTCTTGGGGTCTACTCTTCGCTCTATTGGGCATGCTTGATTGTGATTGCCTTGACAGTCATTAATTTGATTGGTATTCATGCATCAGCGAATGTGCAAACAGTACTGACTGTTTTAGAGGTTGCTGGTTTAGTGGCCATCATCATTGCTGGCTTTGGTTTATTCGGAAACGCCCCTCCCCCAGTTAATAACCCACCGTTGTTTAGCAATACCCCACAACTGGGCATGCTTGGCCTGGGAATGGTCTTTGTCTTACTGACCTTTGGTGGTTGGAATGAATCCGCTTACATCTCAGCCGAACTCAAGGGAACCAGCAAAACGATCGTGAGCGTGATTGTGATTAGCATGGTGGTCATCACCATCATTTATCTACTAGTTAATATTGCCCTCATCAATGGTCTGGGTCTCAAAGCACTAGCCAGTAGTAAGGCGGCGCCTGCGGATTTGTTGGGCCTAGTCTTTGGCCCTGTCGGTGAAAAATTACTAGGTTTATTTGTAGCGGTTGCCGCACTTACAAGTATTAATGCCACCATGATTGTGGGAGCCCGCACCAACTACGCAATGGGTGAGGACTGGGACGGTCTTAGCAAAATGGGTAAATGGGAATCCTCTCGCGGCACCCCCACATTTGCGTATCTGGTTCAGGGTGTCATCAGTCTGGCCTTGGTTGGCTTTGGTGCCTTACAAAGCGATGGCTTTGAAGCCATGGTGGAATTTACTGCCCCGGTCTTTTGGACCTTTTTACTGCTGGTTGGTATTGGTTTATTTGTATTGCGGTTTAAGGATCGCTCCCCGCGCCCTTTTAGCGTTCCCCTCTACCCCATCACACCACTGATCTTCTGCGCCTCGTGTGCTTACTTAGCTTACTCCAGCATCATGTATGCGCATAGCAAAGGAGCAGTTCAGATCTCGTTCTATGTGATGTTGGCAGGTTTAGTTGCATTATTGATTCTGCGTCTACGTAAGATCTCTTAG